The Actinocorallia herbida DNA window CCCCGGCGCGTCCCGGCTCGTGACTCCCGGATCCCGTCGTGTCCACTGGGGGTCGTCCACCCCGCGACCTTATCGCGGGCACCGTCCCGGAGCCCGTCCCGCCGGACATCCCGCCCCATCCGCGCACCACGTGGCGGCCTCCTGGGGCGGCCCGGAGCGGAAGCCGAGGAACACGGGTCGGAAATACGGGTATTCCGGCCATGCAGTGAGTAGAGAATGTGAATTCCCTATTGCCCCGGTCATTTCACCGTCGCGCGGCCCGGGGGTCCGGGCAGGGTGTGGAGTCGGCGTGGATTTCGGTCATCGGCCGGAGGGCGTCCGAAACGGTCCGGTGTGTTTCGGCCGCCCTCGCCGGGACCGCGCCGAGGGGCCGCAAAGCCTGTTCCAGCAGGCTTTGCGGGGCCTCCATCGAGGCGCGGAGGCGGAGCGGGAAATCGACGGTGCCGAGGGCGCTCTCCGACCTCTCCATCCCCTGCGACAAGTGAGTGGATTGTCTGGAATGCCGACTGGGTCGGGGGTCGCGGGATTAGGGTGGGAAGCGGGCAGCTCGGGGCGGTCACGACGCGGCGCACGTCGCGGGAGTGCACCGCGCGGGGCATCGGGAAACGCATCGGCCGGGGGTGGTCTCCATCGCACGCCATCAGCGCGGGCGGCGCGCATGAGGGTGCTCTACGTGAGCCCTTACGGGGCGGCGAACGAGCCGCATGACGCGGTGGCCGAGTACACGCGGGTGCTGGCGCGGGCGGTCGCCCGGCTCGGGCACCGCACGGCGGTGCTCGCGGCGCGCGAGCCCAGGGGCGAGCGGCCCGCCGAGGTCGTGGGAGTGCTCGGACAGGACGTCCGCACCGGCTTCCGGCCCGATCTCGTCCACGTCCACTTCACCGCGGGCGCCTACGCCGGACGGGTCCGGGTCCTGCTGCGGCTGCTCGACGCGCTCGCCGCCCAGCGCGTGCCCGTCGTGCTGACCCTGCACGGCGTCGGCCGCGACCTCGGCCTGCTGCGCGGCGCGGGCCGCGCGCTCTACCGCCGGGTCATCGCGCGCTGCGGCACCGTCGTCGTGCACTCGAACGACGCCGCGGGCACGCTCGCCGCCCTCGGCCGGGACGCCCAGGTCGCCGTCGTGCCGCACTTCTGCATCCCGCCCGCGCGGCCGGAGACGTCGGCGGACGCCCTGCGGGAGAAGCACGCGTTCGGCGCGGACCCGGTGCTGCTGTCCTTCGGCTTCATCCACCCCGACAAGGGGCTCGCGGACCTCGTGCGCGCCTTCTCGCTGCTCGGCGGGGACGCCCGCCTCGTCGTCGCCGGCGGGGTGCGGCGCCGCGCCGGGCTCGCCCGCGTCGCGGAGCTGCGCGACCGCGGGCACCTGCGCCGGGTGCGCCGCCTCGTCGCGCGCGAGCGGCTCGGCGAGCGGGTGACGTTCACCGGGTTCGTGCCGGCCGCGGAGGTCGCCGCCTGGTTCGCGGTCGCCGACGCGGTCGTGCTGCCCTACCGAAGGGCGGTCCGCACGGGCGTCGCGCACCTCGCGCTCGCCACCCACCGGCCGGTCGTCGCCACGACCGTCGGGGCGCTCCCCGAACTGTTCGGCCGCTGGACCGTACCGCCGGGCGAACCCGCGGCCCTGGCCGAGACCATCAACGGCCTGCTCTACTCGCCGGGCGTGCCGTTGCCCGAGCTCGGCCCCGGCCCCGACGAGGTCGCGGCGCGGACCGAGACGCTCTACGAAGCGGTGCTCCGACCGGGTGAGGAACCCCTTGCCCGAAGGTAAGAAGAAACGCAACGAAGTCGACCGAACGCACCCGGTGCCCATAGGATGCGCGGTCTATGAGTGACGACGGCACCGGCCACCACGGGCACAGTGCGAGCGGCAGTCCGCACCGGCCGAATTACGACGCGACCCTGGAGCTCATCCGCTGCAAGGCACCCGGGTGCGGGTTCCTGGGCGGGCGCGTCGCGTTCGGCGGGCACCTGGCCGACCTCGGCCTGTGCCCCGACTGCTGGGGCGTCGGCGTGATCAAGATCCGCAAGCTGGTCAGCTACGACCACGACTGCGTCACCTGCGGCGGCACCGGCCGCCGCGTCAAGGCCCGTAAGAAGCGGCTGTCCCGGCGCGCCTAGCGCCGGGCCGCCTCACCGCTGCCCGGTGTTCCGCCGGATCTTCTGCAGCTCTTCGGTGATCTTGAACTGGTTGATGACGAACTCCAGCGCCAGTCGGACGCAGACCACCTGGAAGATCCAGAAGAGCGGGGTGACGATGATCGCCGTGATGATCGGCCAGGCCGGGGTCTCCTCGTAGGGGTTGTTGCCGCCGAGGCCCCAGATGAACAGGAACAGCAGGATGCTGAAGAGTGTGATGACGGCCAGGGACAGCAGGTAGAAACCCCGGATGAGCATCGGGGTGACCATGGCGTCGAACCTGGTGTCCAAGAGCGCGCCGAAGAACCCCTTGCGCTTGACCGGCGGGGGGCCGTGCTGCTGGGGCGGGGCCTCTCCCGGGGGAACGGCGGGCTGAGGCCCGGTGTGCTGCGGCCGGCCCTGCCACTGCGACGGGACGGGGGCCTGCGGCGGCGCGGCGGCGGGGGGCGGCTGGTCGGCGCGGTAGCCGTACTGGCTGGGGTTGAAGCGCGGCTGCTCCGGGGTAGTCACCGCTCCACCTTAAAACGCCGCGCCCGCCGGGCGAGGGAACTGGCGAACGGGTATCCGCCCGCGTCGTTAGGTACGGGTTCGTATTAGCCGTGAGGGATGTCCGGAAACAATGCCCCGGTGCTTCGCTGTCCATAGCCTATGGCTATCGAAGTGCGCGAGAGTATATGTGATGAGCATCACATCGCTCCGACCTGTTGTTAACTGTGTCACATTTGTGAACCACAGGCGTAGGGTCGCCTTCCTGCACCCCTGAGGAGGCGGCGATGGCGACGGTCGAGGCGCCCGCGAAGACGCGCGCACAGATCAAGGAACGGACGTTCCGCACCGACAACTGGCGACAGTACCCCGTACTGACCTTTGTGTTCTTCACGGCATGGGTCATCTATGCGACGGTTCGGGCGATGTGGGGGAGCGCCTTCTTTGTCCCTGAATACCACTATTTGACCCCCTTCTACTCGCCCTGCTTCAACGACGCCTGCGGGAGCGTCACGTTGGACGGGCACACCGGCAGCGCCGCGCTGTTCGGGACGTTCATCCCCGAGAGCGTCCCGTTCTTCATCCCCTACGCGCTGCTGTCACTGCCGTTCCTGCTGCTGTTCCGGCTGACCTGCTACTACTACCGCAAGGCGTACTACCGGGCGTTCTGGCTGTCGCCCCAGGCCTGCGGCGTCACCGAGCCGCACGCCAAGTACTCCGGCGAGACCCGCTTCCCGCTGATCGGCCAGAACCTGCACCGCTACTTCTGGTTCGCCGCCGGTGTCATCTCGCTCATCAACACCTACGACGCGATCCTCGCCTTCCACGGCAAGGACGGCGGATTCGGCATCGGGCTCGGCACCGTCATCCTCTGGGCGAACGTGATCCTGCTGTGGCTGTACACGCTGTCGTGCCACTCCTGCAGGCACGTCGTCGGCGGGCGGATGAAGAACTTCTCGAAGAACCCCGTCCGGTACAAGCTCTGGACCTGGGTCTCCAAGATCAACACGCGCCACGGCACGTTCGCGCTGATCACCCTGGTCTCCCTCGTCGTCGCGGACTTCTACGTGATGCTCGTGGCCAGCAACACCATCAACGACCTCCGCTTCTTCAACTGAAGGCCCTCATGACTGAACTCGAACGACACTCCTACGACGTCGTCGTCATCGGAGCGGGCGGCGCGGGCCTGCGCGCGGCGATCGAGGCGCGGCTGCGCGGCAAGAAGGTCGCGGTCATCTCCAAGTCGCTGTTCGGCAAGGCGCACACCGTCATGGCCGAGGGCGGCGCGGCGGCCGCGATGGGCAACGTCAACAGCAACGACAACTGGCAGGTCCACTTCCGCGACACGATGCGCGGCGGCAAGTTCCTGAACAGCTGGCGGATGGCCGAACTGCACGCCAAGGAGGCGCCCGAGCGCGTCTGGGAGCTCGAGGCCTGGGGTGCGCTGTTCGACCGCACCAAGGACGGCAAGATCTCCCAGCGCAACTTCGGCGGCCACTCCTACCCGAGGCTCGCGCACGTCGGCGACCGCACCGGCCTCGAGCTCATCCGGACGACCCAGCAGAAGATCGTCTCCCTCCAGCAGGAGGACCACGCCGAGTTCGGCGACTACGAGGCCCGCATCAAGGTGTGGGCCGAGACGACCGTGACGAAGCTGCTGAAGGACGGCGACCGGATCTGCGGCGCGTTCGCCTACGTCCGGGAGACCGGCAAGTTCGTCGTGTTCGAGGCCCCGGCGATCGTGCTGGCGACCGGCGGCATCGGCAAGGCGTTCAAGGTGACGTCGAACTCCTGGGAGTACACCGGCGACGGCCACGCGCTCGCGCTGCTGGCCGGGGCGACCCTGCTCAACATGGAGTTCATCCAGTTCCACCCGACGGGCATGGTCTGGCCGCCCTCGGTGAAGGGCATCCTCGTCACCGAGTCGGTGCGCGGCGACGGCGGCGTCCTCACCAACTCCGAGGGCGAGCGCTTCATGTTCAACTACGTCCCGGACGTCTTCAAGGACCAGTACGCGACGACGCCCGAAGAGGGCGACCGCTGGTACACCGACGCCGACAACAACCGCCGTCCACCCGAGCTGCTGCCGCGCGACGAGGTCGCCCGCGCGATCAACTCCGAGGTGAAGGCGGGACGGGGCAGCCCCCAGGGCGGCGTGTTCCTCGACGTGTCCTCGCGCCTTCCGGCCGAGCAGATCATCAAGAAGCTCCCGTCGATGCACCACCAGTTCAAGGAGCTGGCGGACGTCGACATCACCAAGGAGCCGATGCAGGTCGGCCCGACCTGCCACTACGTGATGGGCGGGGTCGAGGTCGACCCGGACACCGGCGCGGCCTCGGTGCCCGGTCTGTTCGCGGCGGGCGAGTGCTCGGGCGGCATGCACGGCTCCAACCGGCTCGGCGGCAACTCCCTGACCGACCTGCTGGTGTTCGGCAGGCGCGCGGGCGGCGGCGCGGTGGACTACCTGGAGGGCCTCGCGGAACCGCCCGCGGTGCCCGACGCCGAGGTGGAGGCCGCCCAGGCCGAGGCGCTCGCGCCGTTCGCCCGGCCGGACGGCGAGAACCCCTACGCCGTGCACGCCGACCTCCAGGCGACGATGAACGAGCTGGTCGGCATCATCCGCACCGAGAGCGAGCTGCAGGCGGCGCTGGAGTCGCTGGTCAAGCTGCGCGACCGGGTCTCGGGCGTCGGGGTGAAGGACGCCGGTCCCGGCGGGCGCGGCTACCACCCGGGCTGGCACCTGGCGCTGGACCTGCGCAACATGCTCCTGGTGTCCGAGTGCGTCGCCAAGGCGGCGCTGGAGCGCCAGGAGTCGCGCGGCGGCCACACCCGCGAGGACTACCCCGGCATGTCCGCCGAGTGGCGCAAGGTGAACCTCGTGTGCTCCCTGAGCGGGGACGGCGGGGTGGCGCTGACGCACCAGCCGCTCGTGCCGATGCGCACCGACCTGCTGGAACTCTTCGAGACCTCCGAACTGAAGAAGTACCTCACCGAAGAGGAGCTGCCGTAATGGGTTACCTGGCCAAGTTCCGCGTCTGGCGCGGAGACAGCGGGCAAGGGGCGCTGGAGGACTTCGAGGTCGAGGTCAACGAGGGTGAGGTCGTCCTCGACGTCATCCACCGGCTCCAGGCCACGCAGACCCCCGACCTGGCCGTCCGCTGGAACTGCAAGGCGGGCAAGTGCGGCTCGTGCTCGGCGGAGATCAACGGCAAGCCGCGGCTGATGTGCATGTGCCGCATGTCGACCTTCACCGAGGACGAGACCATCACGGTCACCCCGGTCCGGACGTTCCCCGTCATCCGCGACCTCGTCACCGACGTCTCGTTCAACTACGAGAAGGCCAGGCAGGTCCCGTCCTTCGACGGCGGCGACGTCAAGCCGGGCGACTTCCGGATGCAGCAGATCGACGTGGAGCGCTCGCAGGAGTTCCGCAAGTGCATCGAGTGCTTCCTGTGCCAGAACGTCTGCCACGTGATCCGCGACCACGAGGAGAACGAGTCGTCCTACGCCGGTCCGCGCTTCCTCATGCGGGTCGCCGAGCTGGAGATGCACCCCGCCGACGTCCGTGATCGGCGGGAGATCGCCCAGGACGACTTCGGGCTCGGCCTGTGCAACATCACCAAGTGCTGCACCGAGGTCTGCCCCGAGCACATCAAGATCACCGACAACGCGCTCATCCCGATGAAGGAGCGCGTCGCGGGCAAGAAGTACGACCCCCTGGTATGGCTGGGCAGCAAGCTCGGCATCGTCCGCAAGGGCGAGGACACCCCGAAGGCCTGACCGGCCCCGGAAACGGAGAGGCCCCCGGCGCGCGACGCGCCGGGGGCCTTCTCAGTGCAGCGGGGTGCCGCCGCCGGTCGCGGTCAGCGGCCCGCGATGGACAGGGTGATGAGGATGTTGGCGAGCTTGCTGGGCGTCTGCTTGCCCTTGGCGTCCTGGACGAGCGCGTCGAGGGTCCAGGCGACCTTCTTGTCCTGCGCGGTGGGACCGGCGGCGCGCGCGGCGGGGGCGGCGTCGGCGGGCGCCGGGTCCGCGGCGGCGGGCTCGGTCGCCTCCGGCGTCGCGGTGGCCGTCGGCTCGGTGGTCGGCGTGCCGCCCGCGAGGATCTCGTTGATCACGCGGGTGGCGATCTCCGTGAGCTGGCCGAAGATCGCGGTCAGCTGGTCCTGCGGCAGCGCGAAGACCAGCTGGACGAGTTCGAGGAGACGCGTGTAGTCGCCCGCCAGGATCTGCTGGGCGATGGCCGAGATCTCCGCGGGGAAGACCGCGAGCACCTCGGCGATGATGGCGTTGACGTCCGGGGCCGCCGCGACCGCGACGACCGGGACCTGCGGCGCCGCGTGCACCGGCGTGACGGCCGTCAGGGCCGGCGTTATGGCGAGCGCCGCCGTCGCGGCCAGAAGCGCGGGCTTGCGAAGCTTCACAGGGGGCTCCTCGTGCGGAGAATTCGGGGGGGGAGGGAGAGAGCCCGCTCAGCCTAGTGACGCGATGGGACAACGATCAATATCTGTCCGCTAACGGTCCAGGTGTGACGGAACATGACGAAAGGGCGCTCGACGTTTCCGTCGAGCGCCCTTCCGCAGGGTGGTTCCGCCGTGGCTACTTGCCGGAGGCGTGCAGCCAGTCGTGGTTCATCCGGCCGATGAACTCCAGCGGGATGCCCTTCGGGCAGGCCACCGTGCACTCGCCGGTGTTGGTGCAGCCGCCGAAGTCCAGGTCGTCATGGGTCTTGACCATGTTGAGCACCCGGCTGTCGCGCTCGGGCTGGCCCTGCGGGAGCAGGCCGAGGTGCGAGATCTTCGCCGACAGGAACAGCGAGCCCGAGCCGTTCGGGCACGCCGCGACGCAGGCGCCGCAGCCGATGCACTCGGCCGCGACGAACGCCTTGTCGGCGTCGGCCTTGGGCACCGGGGTGGCGTGCGCGTCGGGCGCGGTGCCGGTCGGGGCGGAGATGTAGCCGCCCGACTCGATGATCTTGTCGAACGCGCCGCGGTCGACGACCAGGTCCTTGACGACCGGGAACGCCTTGGCCCGCCACGGCTCGACGTCGATCGTCTCGCCGTCCTTGAACTTGCGCATGTGCAGCTGGCAGGTGGTGGTGTTGCGCTCAGGGCCGTGCGGCTGGCCGTTGATGACCAGCGAGCACATGCCGCAGATGCCCTCACGACAGTCGTGGTCGAACGCGATCGGCTCCTCGCCCTCGACGGTGAGGCGCTCGTTGAGCACGTCGAGCATCTCGAGGAACGACGCGTCCTCGGAGATGCCGTCGACGTCGTAGGTGACCATCCGGCCCTTGTCGGCGGCGTTCGTCTGACGCCAGATGCGGAGCTTCAGCTTCATGTTCTTCGCGCCTCTTACTTGTAAGAGCGGGTGCTCGGCTTGACGTACTCGAAGACGAGTTCTTCCTTGTGGAGGACGGGCTTGGCCCCGCCGGTCCACTCCCAGGCCGCCGCGTAGGAGAAGTTCTCGTCGTCGCGCTTGGCCTCGCCTTCCTCGTCCTGGGACTCGGCCCGGAAGTGGCCGCCGCAGGATTCGGTGCGGTGCAGCGCGTCGATGCACATGAGCTCGCCGAGCTCGAGGAAGTCGGCGACGCGGCCGGCCTTCTCCAGCGACTGGTTGAGGTCGTCGCCCGAGCCGGGGACGGTGACGTTCTTCCAGAAGTCCTCGCGCAGCGCCCGGATCATGTCGATGGCCTTGCGCAGGCCCTCGTCGGTGCGCTCCATGCCGCAGTACTCCCACATGATGTGGCCGAGTTCGCGGTGGTAGGAGTCGACGGTCCGGTCGCCCTTGATGGACAGGAACTTCTCGACCTGGGCGTTGACGCCGTCGACGGCGGCCTGGACGGTCTCGTCCGGGACGGGCGTCGCCGGGTTCTTGGCCAGGTACTCGCCGACCGTCTGCGGGATGACGAAGTAGCCGTCGGCCAGGCCCTGCATCAGCGCGGACGCGCCGAGGCGGTTGGCGCCGTGGTCGGAGAAGTTGGCCTCGCCGAGCACGAACATGCCCGGGATGGTGGACTCCAGGTCGTAGTCGACCCAGAGGCCGCCCATCGTGTAGTGCACGGCGGGGTAGATGCGCATCGGCTGCTCGTAGGGGTTCTCGCCCGTGATGCGCTCGTACATCTGGAAGAGGTTGTCGTACTTGGCCTCGACGGCCTTGCGGCCGAGGCGGCCGATCGCGTCGGCGAAGTCCAGGTAGACGCCCAGGCCGCCGGGGCCGACGCCGCGGCCCTCGTCGCAGACGTTCTTGGCGGCGCGGGACGCGATGTCACGCGGGACCAGGTTGCCGAACGCCGGGTAGATGCGCTCCAGGTAGTAGTCGCGCTCGTCCTCGGGGATGTCGCTCGGGCGGCGGGCGTCGCCGCCTTCCTTCGGCACCCACACGCGGCCGTCGTTGCGCAGCGACTCCGACATCAGGGTCAGCTTCGACTGGTGGTCGCCGGAGACCGGGATGCAGGTCGGGTGGATCTGGGTGTAGCACGGGTTGGCGAAGTACGCGCCGTGCTTGTGCGCCCGCCAGGCGGCGGTGACGTTGGAGCCCATGGCGTTCGTCGACAGGAAGTAGACGTTGCCGTAGCCACCGGTCGCGAGGATGACGACGTCGGCGGTGTAGGACTTGATCTCGCCGCTGATCAGGTCGCGGACGACGACGCCGCGCGCCTTGCCCTCGTGCATGATCAGGTCGAGCATCTCGTGCCGCGCGTGCAGTTCGACGTTGCCCGCGTCGACCTGCCGCATCAGCGCCTGGTAGGCGCCGAGCAGGAGCTGCTGACCCGTCTGGCCGCGGGCGTAGAAGGTGCGGGAGACCTGCGCGCCGCCGAAGGAGCGGTTGTCGAGCAGGCCGCCGTACTCGCGGGCGAAGGGGACGCCCTGCGCGACGCACTGGTCGATGATCTGGGTGGAGATCTCCGCGAGGCGGTGCACGTTGGACTCGCGGGCGCGGAAGTCGCCGCCCTTGACCGTGTCGTAGAACAGCCGGTGCACCGAGTCGCCGTCGTTGCGGTAGTTCTTGGCGGCGTTGATGCCGCCCTGCGCGGCGATGGAGTGCGCGCGGCGCGGGGAGTCCTGGAAGCAGAACTGGACGACCTTGTAGCCCAGCTCGCCCAGGGTGGCGCCCGCCGAGCCGCCGGCGAGGCCGGTGCCGACGATGATGACGGTCTTCTTGCGCTTGTTGGCCGGGTTGACCAGCTTCACGTCGAACTTGCGCTTGGTCCAGCGCTGCTCGACCGGGGTCGAGGCCGGGGCCTTGGTGTCGGCGACGGGGTCGCCGAGGCCGTAGAACTCAAGGTCGAGCGCTTCGGTCGCGTCGCTCATTAGTCGACCACCCCCAGGGTCACGGAAATCGGAACGATCAGGAAGCCGATGCTGAGCAGGACGGCGAAGCCGGTCGCGACGACGTTCAGGGTCTTGTCGTGCTTGGGGTTCTTCAGGCCGAGGGTCTGCACGGCGCTGACGAGGCCGTGCCGCAGGTGGAAGCCCAGCATGATCATGGAGACGACGTAGAAGGCCGTCACCCACCAGCGGTCGGGGGCGAAGCCGGCCACCACGTTCTGGTAGGCCTCGCCGTGCACGCCGTTCGGGTTCGCGACGCCGACGGTCAGGTCGAGGATGTGCCAGATGATGAAGAGAAGGACGATGACTCCGCCCCAGCGCATGGTGCGCGCGGCGTAGGAGCCGTTCACCGGGCCGCGGTGCTGGTACTTCACCGGCCGGGCGCGCTTGGCGCGGACGGTCAGCTCGGCGGCGGTGCTGAAGTGCAGCACGACGGCGGCGACCAGCGCGAGGCGCAGGATCCACAGGAACCACTCGTGGTGGAGTGCCGGTTCCCCGATCGTGCGGAGCCAGGCGGCGTAACCGTTGAATTCTTCGAGGCCGAAGAAGATCTTCAGGTTCCCGACCATATGACCAATGAGGAAGAGGACCATGAACGCGCCTGTGACGGCCATGATCGCTTTTTTGCCTACCGAAGAGCGGTAGAGAGCGGGGATCGACGCAATAGCCACGGTTCGGAACCGTACAAATGCGACAACGGTTCGTCCAAGTCATCGAACGTCTAGTTTCGATAGCCTGAGGCTATGGTTCCTTGCCCGGGGGCCTTTCGGCGGTTCGCGGCCACCGGGGCGGTGATGGAACTCACAGAGCGTGGCGGAACCTTTTTGGTGCTCTACGCAGCGTAGTACTACGAGTCATAGTGGTCAACGTCGGGCCAGGTGAAGCAGCTCGTCGGCGCTCCACTGGTCGTCGGCATGGGCGCCGATCCGGCCGGCGAGCACCCTGCCGTCGGGGGCGATGAGGAAGTCGCCGGGGAGCCCGAGCCGTCCGCCGGTGGGGCGCCGGTCCGGGAACTTCGCCTTGCCGCGCAGCGCCCGCGGCAGTTCGGCGGCCACCGCCCGGATGATCCCGGGCCAGACGCGCGGGTCGAGCAGTGCCCTCGGGGAGCTCTCCACCCCGAACTCAACGTACAGCCGTCGGGCCGGGTCGGGCACCACGGCGAAGGGCAGGTCCGCCACGTGCGGCGCGAGTTCGGCCGCGGGGGCGTGGAACACCGCGACCTCGGTGACGCCCGCGGCCCGGATCTCGGCGTACCGCCGGGCGAACGACCGCAGGTGCACGTTGCAGATCGGGCACCCCGCGAACCTGCGGAACTGGAGGTGAAGGAGGCCGCCGGGGTCGGGGACGGATACCGGCTCGCCCGTCACGGTCTCCAGTGCGCGCGACGCGATGATGCTCTGCTCGGTGACGGTCATGGGGTACCTCCTGTAGGCGTATGTCATACGCTTACGAGTTTAGGCGTATGCCCTACGCTGTCAAGGGTGCCGAGGCCCCGATCGCTCACGCCCGCCCGGATCGCCGAGGCGGCGCTCGCCGTCATCGACGCGGAAGGGCTCGCCGCGCTGACCATGAAGGCCGTCGCCGCCCGCCTGGGCATGGGGACGATGTCGCTCTACCGGTACGTCGCCGACCGGGCGGAACTCGAGGAACTCGTCGTCGAACGGGTGCTGGCGGACGTGGACACCGCGACGCCCGACG harbors:
- a CDS encoding glycosyltransferase family 4 protein → MRVLYVSPYGAANEPHDAVAEYTRVLARAVARLGHRTAVLAAREPRGERPAEVVGVLGQDVRTGFRPDLVHVHFTAGAYAGRVRVLLRLLDALAAQRVPVVLTLHGVGRDLGLLRGAGRALYRRVIARCGTVVVHSNDAAGTLAALGRDAQVAVVPHFCIPPARPETSADALREKHAFGADPVLLSFGFIHPDKGLADLVRAFSLLGGDARLVVAGGVRRRAGLARVAELRDRGHLRRVRRLVARERLGERVTFTGFVPAAEVAAWFAVADAVVLPYRRAVRTGVAHLALATHRPVVATTVGALPELFGRWTVPPGEPAALAETINGLLYSPGVPLPELGPGPDEVAARTETLYEAVLRPGEEPLARR
- a CDS encoding DUF4282 domain-containing protein, with the translated sequence MTTPEQPRFNPSQYGYRADQPPPAAAPPQAPVPSQWQGRPQHTGPQPAVPPGEAPPQQHGPPPVKRKGFFGALLDTRFDAMVTPMLIRGFYLLSLAVITLFSILLFLFIWGLGGNNPYEETPAWPIITAIIVTPLFWIFQVVCVRLALEFVINQFKITEELQKIRRNTGQR
- a CDS encoding fumarate reductase/succinate dehydrogenase flavoprotein subunit, which encodes MTELERHSYDVVVIGAGGAGLRAAIEARLRGKKVAVISKSLFGKAHTVMAEGGAAAAMGNVNSNDNWQVHFRDTMRGGKFLNSWRMAELHAKEAPERVWELEAWGALFDRTKDGKISQRNFGGHSYPRLAHVGDRTGLELIRTTQQKIVSLQQEDHAEFGDYEARIKVWAETTVTKLLKDGDRICGAFAYVRETGKFVVFEAPAIVLATGGIGKAFKVTSNSWEYTGDGHALALLAGATLLNMEFIQFHPTGMVWPPSVKGILVTESVRGDGGVLTNSEGERFMFNYVPDVFKDQYATTPEEGDRWYTDADNNRRPPELLPRDEVARAINSEVKAGRGSPQGGVFLDVSSRLPAEQIIKKLPSMHHQFKELADVDITKEPMQVGPTCHYVMGGVEVDPDTGAASVPGLFAAGECSGGMHGSNRLGGNSLTDLLVFGRRAGGGAVDYLEGLAEPPAVPDAEVEAAQAEALAPFARPDGENPYAVHADLQATMNELVGIIRTESELQAALESLVKLRDRVSGVGVKDAGPGGRGYHPGWHLALDLRNMLLVSECVAKAALERQESRGGHTREDYPGMSAEWRKVNLVCSLSGDGGVALTHQPLVPMRTDLLELFETSELKKYLTEEELP
- a CDS encoding succinate dehydrogenase/fumarate reductase iron-sulfur subunit, with the translated sequence MGYLAKFRVWRGDSGQGALEDFEVEVNEGEVVLDVIHRLQATQTPDLAVRWNCKAGKCGSCSAEINGKPRLMCMCRMSTFTEDETITVTPVRTFPVIRDLVTDVSFNYEKARQVPSFDGGDVKPGDFRMQQIDVERSQEFRKCIECFLCQNVCHVIRDHEENESSYAGPRFLMRVAELEMHPADVRDRREIAQDDFGLGLCNITKCCTEVCPEHIKITDNALIPMKERVAGKKYDPLVWLGSKLGIVRKGEDTPKA
- a CDS encoding succinate dehydrogenase/fumarate reductase iron-sulfur subunit, encoding MKLKLRIWRQTNAADKGRMVTYDVDGISEDASFLEMLDVLNERLTVEGEEPIAFDHDCREGICGMCSLVINGQPHGPERNTTTCQLHMRKFKDGETIDVEPWRAKAFPVVKDLVVDRGAFDKIIESGGYISAPTGTAPDAHATPVPKADADKAFVAAECIGCGACVAACPNGSGSLFLSAKISHLGLLPQGQPERDSRVLNMVKTHDDLDFGGCTNTGECTVACPKGIPLEFIGRMNHDWLHASGK
- a CDS encoding fumarate reductase/succinate dehydrogenase flavoprotein subunit codes for the protein MSDATEALDLEFYGLGDPVADTKAPASTPVEQRWTKRKFDVKLVNPANKRKKTVIIVGTGLAGGSAGATLGELGYKVVQFCFQDSPRRAHSIAAQGGINAAKNYRNDGDSVHRLFYDTVKGGDFRARESNVHRLAEISTQIIDQCVAQGVPFAREYGGLLDNRSFGGAQVSRTFYARGQTGQQLLLGAYQALMRQVDAGNVELHARHEMLDLIMHEGKARGVVVRDLISGEIKSYTADVVILATGGYGNVYFLSTNAMGSNVTAAWRAHKHGAYFANPCYTQIHPTCIPVSGDHQSKLTLMSESLRNDGRVWVPKEGGDARRPSDIPEDERDYYLERIYPAFGNLVPRDIASRAAKNVCDEGRGVGPGGLGVYLDFADAIGRLGRKAVEAKYDNLFQMYERITGENPYEQPMRIYPAVHYTMGGLWVDYDLESTIPGMFVLGEANFSDHGANRLGASALMQGLADGYFVIPQTVGEYLAKNPATPVPDETVQAAVDGVNAQVEKFLSIKGDRTVDSYHRELGHIMWEYCGMERTDEGLRKAIDMIRALREDFWKNVTVPGSGDDLNQSLEKAGRVADFLELGELMCIDALHRTESCGGHFRAESQDEEGEAKRDDENFSYAAAWEWTGGAKPVLHKEELVFEYVKPSTRSYK
- a CDS encoding succinate dehydrogenase cytochrome b subunit encodes the protein MAIASIPALYRSSVGKKAIMAVTGAFMVLFLIGHMVGNLKIFFGLEEFNGYAAWLRTIGEPALHHEWFLWILRLALVAAVVLHFSTAAELTVRAKRARPVKYQHRGPVNGSYAARTMRWGGVIVLLFIIWHILDLTVGVANPNGVHGEAYQNVVAGFAPDRWWVTAFYVVSMIMLGFHLRHGLVSAVQTLGLKNPKHDKTLNVVATGFAVLLSIGFLIVPISVTLGVVD
- a CDS encoding peroxiredoxin-like family protein: MTVTEQSIIASRALETVTGEPVSVPDPGGLLHLQFRRFAGCPICNVHLRSFARRYAEIRAAGVTEVAVFHAPAAELAPHVADLPFAVVPDPARRLYVEFGVESSPRALLDPRVWPGIIRAVAAELPRALRGKAKFPDRRPTGGRLGLPGDFLIAPDGRVLAGRIGAHADDQWSADELLHLARR